The following coding sequences are from one Daphnia pulex isolate KAP4 chromosome 11, ASM2113471v1 window:
- the LOC124207050 gene encoding glutaredoxin-related protein 5, mitochondrial-like, which produces MTGVMQKCSKVFLQAAVLNRPISIAYLCTVSPKDQYEQMVKKNKVVVFMKGVPEQPMCGFSNAVVQIFRMHGVTNYDAHNVLADESIRQGIKEFTNWPTIPQIFIGGEFVGGCDILLQMHKNGELIEELQKVGIQSALLEQEKKEE; this is translated from the exons ATGACTGGTGTCATGCAAAAGTGTTCTAAAGTCTTTCTTCAAGCGGCTGTGCTTAACAGGCCAATTTCAATAGCCTATCTTTGCACTGTGTCACCAAAAGATCAGTATGAACAGATggttaagaaaaacaaagttgtTGTCTTCATGAAGGGGGTTCCTGAGCAGCCTATGTGCGGCTTTAGTAATGCAGTTgttcaaattttcagaatGCATGGAGTAACAAATTATGATGCTCACAATGTTTTGGCTGATGAGAGTATTCGTCAAG gtATCAAGGAATTTACAAACTGGCCTACAATACcacaaattttcattggtgGTGAGTTTGTTGGTGGTTGTGATATTCTTTTACAAATGCACAAAAACGGGGAGTTAATAGAAGAACTACAAAAAGTTGGAATCCAATCAGCTTTacttgaacaagaaaaaaaggaagaataa